One window of the Ananas comosus cultivar F153 linkage group 21, ASM154086v1, whole genome shotgun sequence genome contains the following:
- the LOC109726686 gene encoding ethylene-responsive transcription factor-like protein At4g13040 isoform X1: MVSLRRRRLLGYSFVKNLFAVDLPKHNEDEKMVENSTLHVKSSSVHPLPPIKLDTQMPVRICMAVRPTSPIITYMESNSESVPESSNAATSDSPKEELNHYYPGKEIKRRKRHRRKHYDDHEPCIMRGVYFKNMKWQAAIKVDKKQIHLGTVGSQEEAARLYDRAAFMCGREPNFELSEEEKEELRSYKWEDFLAMTRSAINNKKHQRKPGVGGRRKKSENQLQSEGETEKEMANSSASGDGDVDAFAS, translated from the exons ATGGTTAGCTTAAGGAGGCGCCGACTTCTGGGGTATTCTTTCG ttaaaaatttatttgcggTAGATCTTCCTAAGCACAACGAGGATGAAAAAATGGTGGAGAATTCTACTTTACATGTTAAGTCGAGCAGTGTGCATCCCTTGCCTCCAATTAAGTTGGATACACAAATGCCGGTGAGAATCTGTATGGCTGTTCGACCAACTTCTCCAATAATAACTTATATG GAAAGCAATTCTGAATCAGTACCTGAGTCCTCCAATGCAGCTACTTCCGACTCCCCAAAGGAAGAGCTAAATCACTACTATCCTG GTAAAGAAATTAAAAGGCGCAAGCGACACAGGAGAAAGCACTACGACGACCATGAGCCGTGCATAATGAGGGGTGTCTATTTCAAGAACATGAAATGGCAAGCAGCTATTAAAGTCGACAAGAAACAAATTCACTTGGGTACCGTAGGATCCCAAGAGGAAGCCGCTCGACTATATGACAG AGCGGCTTTTATGTGCGGGAGGGAGCCCAACTTCGAGCTCTCggaggaggaaaaagaagagctGAGGAGCTACAAGTGGGAGGATTTCTTGGCGATGACGCGCAGCGCCATAAACAACAAGA aGCACCAGAGGAAACCTGGCGTAGGAGGGCGACGGAAGAAGTCCGAGAACCAGCTGCAAAGCGAAGGCGAAACCGAGAAAGAAATGGCGAATTCGTCAGCGTCCGGAGACGGAGATGTCGATGCATTCGCGTCCTGA
- the LOC109726686 gene encoding ethylene-responsive transcription factor-like protein At4g13040 isoform X2, whose product MVSLRRRRLLGYSFVKNLFAVDLPKHNEDEKMVENSTLHVKSSSVHPLPPIKLDTQMPESNSESVPESSNAATSDSPKEELNHYYPGKEIKRRKRHRRKHYDDHEPCIMRGVYFKNMKWQAAIKVDKKQIHLGTVGSQEEAARLYDRAAFMCGREPNFELSEEEKEELRSYKWEDFLAMTRSAINNKKHQRKPGVGGRRKKSENQLQSEGETEKEMANSSASGDGDVDAFAS is encoded by the exons ATGGTTAGCTTAAGGAGGCGCCGACTTCTGGGGTATTCTTTCG ttaaaaatttatttgcggTAGATCTTCCTAAGCACAACGAGGATGAAAAAATGGTGGAGAATTCTACTTTACATGTTAAGTCGAGCAGTGTGCATCCCTTGCCTCCAATTAAGTTGGATACACAAATGCCG GAAAGCAATTCTGAATCAGTACCTGAGTCCTCCAATGCAGCTACTTCCGACTCCCCAAAGGAAGAGCTAAATCACTACTATCCTG GTAAAGAAATTAAAAGGCGCAAGCGACACAGGAGAAAGCACTACGACGACCATGAGCCGTGCATAATGAGGGGTGTCTATTTCAAGAACATGAAATGGCAAGCAGCTATTAAAGTCGACAAGAAACAAATTCACTTGGGTACCGTAGGATCCCAAGAGGAAGCCGCTCGACTATATGACAG AGCGGCTTTTATGTGCGGGAGGGAGCCCAACTTCGAGCTCTCggaggaggaaaaagaagagctGAGGAGCTACAAGTGGGAGGATTTCTTGGCGATGACGCGCAGCGCCATAAACAACAAGA aGCACCAGAGGAAACCTGGCGTAGGAGGGCGACGGAAGAAGTCCGAGAACCAGCTGCAAAGCGAAGGCGAAACCGAGAAAGAAATGGCGAATTCGTCAGCGTCCGGAGACGGAGATGTCGATGCATTCGCGTCCTGA